A stretch of Microbulbifer bruguierae DNA encodes these proteins:
- a CDS encoding superoxide dismutase: MAHVLPELPYAMDALQPHISQETLEYHYGKHHKTYVDKLNGLLDGTPEAEKSLEDVIKSSSGGVFNNAAQIWNHTFYWNCLSPNGGGEATGAVADAITAAFGSFDKFKEEFTNSAVNNFGSGWTWLVKKADGSVAIVNTSNAETPLTDSSVTPLLTCDVWEHAYYIDYRNARPKYMEAFWALVNWEFANQNFA, encoded by the coding sequence ATGGCACACGTTCTCCCCGAACTCCCCTATGCTATGGACGCGCTGCAGCCGCACATCTCTCAGGAAACCCTGGAGTACCACTACGGCAAGCACCACAAAACCTACGTTGACAAGCTGAACGGCCTGCTGGATGGCACCCCGGAAGCAGAAAAATCCCTGGAAGACGTGATCAAGTCTTCCTCCGGTGGCGTATTCAACAATGCCGCCCAGATCTGGAACCACACCTTCTACTGGAACTGCCTGAGCCCCAACGGCGGTGGCGAAGCCACTGGTGCTGTGGCTGATGCCATCACCGCCGCGTTCGGTTCCTTCGACAAGTTCAAGGAAGAGTTCACCAACAGCGCAGTGAACAATTTCGGCTCCGGCTGGACCTGGCTGGTGAAGAAAGCCGACGGCTCTGTTGCCATCGTCAACACTTCTAACGCCGAAACCCCGCTGACCGACAGCAGCGTTACTCCGCTGCTGACCTGCGACGTTTGGGAACACGCCTACTACATCGACTACCGCAATGCGCGTCCGAAGTACATGGAAGCGTTCTGGGCTCTGGTGAACTGGGAGTTCGCCAACCAGAATTTCGCCTGA
- a CDS encoding DUF885 domain-containing protein — MKLKITLLAAAISTLAMTGCEREVPETDKQQSQVASAETGSAAALEAANDTLSGNPEVIASTNQLFEDQFQTRVSRSPEFKTFLGMKEDYDKWDDISPKFAKETLEINKRQLEALKKIDPEQLDNATRLSLRLAIRNLEQEIEGYQWRLHTYPVNQMYAVHTGVASLLINQHRIDSLPDAEAYVARLQGLPAHFDQLVENLKERADAGVTVPAFVFPYVISDGENLVTGAPFGDGKDSTLFADFKGKVDKLSISSEQKAELIQQAKLALQEQVKPAYEKLNNYLRELEKTATTNDGAWKFPDGDAYYQHRLNVYTTTDMTAEQIHQVGLSEVARIHDEMREIMQKVKFEGSLQEFFEFMRTDKQFYYPETDEGKQRYLNEATAIIDTMKGRLDELFITKPKADLVVKAVEPFREKSAGKAFYQRPAPDGSRPGIYYANLYRMSSMPTYQMEALAYHEGIPGHHMQLSIMQELESVPSFRKFGGYTAYTEGWGLYSELVPKEIGFYQDPYSDFGRLAMELWRACRLVVDTGIHRKKWTREQAIDWLAENSPNPQGDVVKAIERYIVMPGQATAYKIGMMKIVELRENAKQALGDQFDIRKFHDVVLANGAVPLNVLEELVNEWVEETNGGAGVAN; from the coding sequence ATGAAGCTGAAAATCACCTTGCTGGCCGCTGCCATAAGCACTCTGGCCATGACAGGATGCGAACGGGAAGTTCCCGAAACGGACAAGCAACAATCACAGGTTGCCAGCGCGGAAACAGGCAGCGCTGCAGCACTGGAGGCTGCCAACGATACTCTGAGTGGCAATCCCGAAGTCATCGCCAGCACCAATCAGCTTTTCGAGGATCAGTTCCAGACCCGGGTCAGCCGCAGCCCGGAATTCAAAACGTTCCTTGGAATGAAGGAGGATTACGACAAGTGGGACGACATCTCTCCGAAATTCGCCAAGGAAACCCTTGAGATCAACAAACGGCAGCTGGAAGCGCTGAAGAAGATCGATCCTGAACAGCTGGACAACGCCACCCGCCTGTCGCTGCGGCTGGCCATACGTAATCTCGAGCAGGAGATTGAGGGCTATCAGTGGCGCCTGCACACATATCCCGTCAACCAGATGTATGCAGTCCATACCGGCGTCGCCTCCCTGCTAATCAACCAGCACCGAATCGACAGCCTGCCAGATGCGGAAGCTTATGTAGCCCGACTCCAGGGCCTGCCAGCGCATTTTGATCAACTGGTCGAAAACCTGAAAGAGCGTGCCGATGCGGGTGTTACGGTGCCCGCGTTTGTTTTCCCGTATGTCATCAGTGATGGCGAGAACCTGGTTACCGGTGCCCCTTTTGGTGACGGTAAAGACAGCACCCTGTTCGCCGATTTCAAAGGCAAGGTCGACAAGCTGAGCATCAGCAGCGAGCAAAAAGCTGAGCTGATCCAACAAGCCAAACTCGCGCTGCAGGAACAGGTCAAACCGGCTTATGAAAAACTGAACAACTACCTCCGGGAGCTGGAGAAAACGGCGACCACGAATGACGGCGCATGGAAATTCCCCGACGGCGACGCTTACTACCAGCATCGCCTGAATGTCTACACCACCACAGACATGACCGCCGAGCAAATTCACCAGGTGGGCCTGTCCGAGGTGGCACGTATTCACGACGAAATGCGTGAGATCATGCAGAAGGTCAAGTTCGAAGGTAGCCTGCAGGAATTCTTTGAATTCATGCGCACTGACAAACAGTTCTACTACCCGGAAACCGACGAAGGCAAGCAGCGCTACCTGAACGAAGCCACCGCCATCATCGACACCATGAAAGGGCGCCTGGACGAGCTGTTTATCACCAAACCGAAAGCGGACCTGGTGGTTAAAGCGGTAGAGCCCTTCCGGGAAAAATCCGCAGGCAAGGCCTTCTATCAGCGGCCCGCGCCGGACGGATCCCGCCCTGGTATCTACTACGCCAACCTGTACCGGATGAGCAGCATGCCCACCTACCAGATGGAAGCACTCGCTTACCACGAAGGCATTCCCGGGCATCATATGCAGCTATCTATCATGCAGGAGCTGGAGAGTGTGCCCTCCTTCCGCAAGTTCGGCGGCTATACCGCCTACACCGAAGGCTGGGGTCTCTATTCCGAGCTGGTACCCAAGGAAATCGGCTTCTATCAGGACCCCTACTCCGACTTCGGCCGCCTGGCCATGGAGCTGTGGCGCGCCTGCCGTCTGGTGGTGGACACCGGCATTCACCGCAAAAAGTGGACCCGCGAACAGGCCATCGACTGGCTGGCCGAAAACAGCCCGAACCCTCAGGGCGATGTGGTCAAAGCCATCGAGCGCTATATCGTTATGCCCGGTCAGGCGACGGCCTACAAAATCGGCATGATGAAAATTGTCGAACTGCGTGAAAATGCCAAACAGGCACTGGGGGACCAGTTCGATATCCGCAAATTCCACGATGTGGTTCTGGCCAATGGCGCGGTGCCGCTGAATGTGCTGGAAGAGCTGGTGAACGAGTGGGTCGAGGAAACGAACGGCGGCGCAGGTGTCGCAAACTAA
- the hda gene encoding DnaA regulatory inactivator Hda has translation MTGSTSTGGTPQQLSLGVSLRDDATFVNFFQSTDAVNRQVVGLLQAFASGENPEPAIYLWGESGSGITHLLQSVCQGAESAGRSFQYLPLADLIEAEPEVILDGLDFLDLVCIDDLHLIEGRREWQTAIFHLYNRLRDSGRQLLLGARKSPRALELGLADLQSRLQWGLTFQLHPLSDEDKLSALCQRSRLRGFDLPEDVAQYILHRAPRDTRALFACLEQLDRASLQAQRKITIPFVKQVLNF, from the coding sequence GTGACTGGAAGTACCTCAACAGGCGGCACGCCGCAGCAGCTTTCCCTCGGTGTATCTCTGCGGGACGACGCTACTTTCGTTAATTTTTTCCAGTCTACGGACGCAGTGAACAGGCAGGTAGTCGGGTTGCTGCAGGCCTTTGCCAGCGGTGAGAACCCGGAACCGGCCATCTATCTGTGGGGCGAATCCGGTAGCGGTATCACGCACCTGCTGCAGTCGGTGTGCCAGGGGGCCGAGAGTGCCGGGCGCAGTTTTCAGTATCTGCCGCTGGCGGACCTGATCGAGGCGGAGCCGGAAGTGATTCTGGACGGTCTCGATTTTCTGGACTTGGTGTGTATCGACGACCTGCATTTGATCGAGGGGCGCAGGGAGTGGCAGACGGCCATATTCCATCTGTACAACCGCCTCCGGGACAGTGGCCGCCAGCTGTTGTTGGGCGCGCGCAAGTCTCCCAGAGCGCTGGAGTTGGGTCTGGCAGACCTGCAGTCGCGATTGCAGTGGGGGCTGACCTTCCAGCTCCACCCGCTGAGCGATGAGGACAAGTTGTCGGCCCTTTGCCAGCGCAGTCGCCTGCGCGGGTTTGACCTGCCGGAAGATGTGGCCCAATACATACTGCACCGTGCGCCCCGGGATACCCGCGCCTTGTTTGCCTGCCTGGAGCAATTGGACCGGGCCTCGCTGCAGGCTCAGCGCAAGATCACCATTCCGTTTGTAAAGCAGGTTCTCAATTTCTGA
- a CDS encoding DUF2066 domain-containing protein, whose translation MPLTMTPRVLLCFTLLLAALTLAMPSSARVMPDLYEVSEAVPSRGTTDRTVATSRGLERVFVRVTGDLEIASHPKLAPELEQARKYVQGYRYESDNNQLYLHLSFDPQAVNDLIHQLQLPLWPNNRPGTLVWMAVDTLQGGRDTLRQEDYPELFGLLDGLALERGLPLDFPVMDLNDQRNMPLGSLWAQDEGAAERAGVRYRPDATLMGRLLQTSGERWQANWLLIHGGRSYAFDATGSSLEEVALRGVNEAANQLAERYAVRSSDTNIASAVVVEISGIRSFAAYSQATSYLQGLAQVSSADVVAVDGDRLLLSLTSSSQLQTLRDVLALNRNLQLAGEDGMVDLTGYRAPLGSAQNPLRYSWH comes from the coding sequence ATGCCATTGACGATGACCCCCAGGGTGCTGCTGTGCTTTACGCTGTTACTGGCCGCACTGACGCTGGCGATGCCGTCTTCTGCACGGGTAATGCCGGATCTGTATGAAGTCAGCGAAGCCGTGCCCAGCCGCGGCACAACGGATCGAACCGTCGCCACCAGCCGTGGTCTCGAGCGTGTTTTTGTGCGTGTGACTGGCGACCTGGAAATTGCCAGTCACCCCAAACTGGCACCGGAGCTGGAGCAGGCCCGCAAGTACGTGCAGGGTTACCGCTACGAGAGCGACAACAATCAGCTGTATCTTCACCTAAGCTTTGATCCTCAGGCCGTGAACGACCTGATTCACCAGCTACAGCTGCCTCTGTGGCCGAACAACCGCCCGGGAACCCTGGTGTGGATGGCTGTGGATACCCTACAGGGAGGGCGCGACACCCTGCGCCAGGAAGACTATCCCGAGCTCTTCGGGCTGCTGGATGGTCTCGCTCTGGAACGCGGGTTGCCGCTGGATTTTCCGGTTATGGATCTCAATGACCAGCGCAATATGCCCCTCGGAAGCCTGTGGGCGCAGGACGAGGGCGCGGCGGAGCGCGCCGGGGTTCGCTATCGACCCGATGCTACTCTGATGGGGCGCCTGCTACAGACCTCCGGTGAGCGTTGGCAGGCCAACTGGCTGCTGATTCACGGTGGTCGCAGCTACGCCTTCGATGCTACCGGAAGCTCACTCGAAGAGGTGGCGCTGCGCGGGGTGAATGAAGCGGCCAATCAGCTGGCGGAACGCTATGCGGTGCGCTCCAGCGATACCAACATTGCCAGTGCGGTAGTGGTGGAGATTTCTGGTATTCGCTCTTTTGCCGCCTACTCTCAGGCCACGAGTTACCTGCAGGGACTGGCTCAGGTCAGCAGTGCGGATGTGGTGGCAGTGGACGGGGATCGCCTGTTGCTGTCGCTCACCTCCAGCTCGCAACTACAGACCCTGAGGGATGTGCTGGCCCTGAACCGCAACCTGCAATTGGCAGGCGAAGATGGCATGGTCGACCTGACGGGCTACCGTGCTCCCCTTGGCAGCGCCCAGAATCCATTGCGCTACAGCTGGCATTAA
- the purM gene encoding phosphoribosylformylglycinamidine cyclo-ligase: MSESKPTSPSLSYKDAGVDIDAGNALVERIKHVAKRTARPEVMGGLGGFGALCQLPSGYKEPVLVSGTDGVGTKLRLAMDLGIHDTIGIDLVAMCVNDLVVAGAEPLFFLDYYATGKLNVDIAADVVSGIGKGCELAGAALVGGETAEMPGMYEGEDYDLAGFCVGVVEKSEIIDGSKVQTGDKLIALGSSGPHSNGYSLIRKVLEISGADLQKDLEGKTLAESLMAPTRIYVKNLLALQKEVQVNALSHITGGGLLENLPRVLPDNARAVIDTKSWALPPVFRWLQEAGNIESREMYRTFNCGVGMVICVPAAEADKAVSLLKDLGEDAFIVGSIEAADGGEAVELAGI; the protein is encoded by the coding sequence ATGAGCGAATCCAAGCCCACCTCTCCCTCCCTCAGCTACAAAGATGCCGGTGTCGATATCGATGCGGGTAACGCCCTGGTTGAGCGCATCAAGCATGTGGCCAAGCGCACTGCGCGCCCTGAGGTAATGGGCGGGCTGGGCGGATTCGGCGCCCTGTGTCAGCTGCCCAGCGGCTATAAAGAACCGGTTCTGGTCTCCGGCACCGACGGCGTAGGCACTAAACTGCGCCTGGCTATGGACCTTGGTATCCACGACACCATCGGTATCGATCTGGTTGCCATGTGTGTGAACGATCTGGTGGTGGCTGGTGCCGAACCCCTGTTCTTCCTCGACTATTACGCCACCGGCAAGCTAAACGTCGACATTGCGGCCGACGTTGTCAGTGGGATTGGCAAAGGCTGTGAGCTGGCAGGCGCGGCACTGGTGGGCGGTGAAACCGCCGAAATGCCCGGAATGTACGAGGGTGAAGATTACGACCTCGCCGGCTTCTGTGTGGGCGTGGTGGAGAAGTCGGAAATCATCGACGGTTCCAAAGTCCAGACCGGGGACAAGCTGATCGCCCTCGGTTCCTCTGGCCCCCACTCCAATGGCTACTCCCTGATCCGCAAGGTACTGGAGATCAGCGGCGCCGACCTGCAGAAAGACCTGGAAGGCAAAACTCTGGCCGAGTCCCTGATGGCCCCCACGCGTATCTATGTGAAGAACCTGCTGGCGCTGCAAAAAGAAGTTCAGGTAAACGCCCTGAGCCACATCACCGGTGGCGGCCTGCTGGAAAATCTGCCCCGCGTGCTGCCGGACAATGCCCGCGCAGTCATCGATACCAAGAGCTGGGCACTGCCGCCGGTATTCCGCTGGTTGCAAGAGGCCGGCAATATCGAGAGCCGCGAAATGTACCGCACCTTCAACTGCGGTGTTGGCATGGTCATCTGCGTACCGGCTGCTGAGGCCGACAAAGCAGTAAGCCTCCTGAAGGATCTGGGCGAAGACGCCTTTATCGTTGGCAGCATCGAAGCCGCCGATGGCGGTGAAGCCGTAGAGCTGGCGGGAATCTGA
- the purN gene encoding phosphoribosylglycinamide formyltransferase encodes MSSFDSPDSVSTGADKCRAVVLISGSGTNLQAFLDAAADSACAYSLAAVISNKGDAYGLVRARDAGVATEVLSHKNFGDRESFDQAMAELVDTYQPDLVILAGFMRILTPGFVRHYSGRMLNIHPSLLPKYQGLHTHQRALDAGDSEHGATVHFVTEELDGGPPILQAAVAIEPGDTAETLAQRVLVQEHKIYPLAATWFAQGRLKMVGDRAELDGELLPRSGKRL; translated from the coding sequence ATGAGCAGTTTTGATTCGCCGGACAGCGTATCCACTGGCGCGGACAAGTGCCGCGCAGTCGTTCTTATTTCCGGCAGCGGCACCAACCTGCAGGCCTTTCTGGACGCTGCCGCAGACAGCGCTTGCGCGTACTCCCTGGCTGCCGTCATCAGCAATAAGGGGGATGCTTACGGCCTGGTGCGGGCCAGGGACGCCGGTGTTGCCACGGAAGTGCTGAGCCACAAAAATTTCGGTGACCGGGAGAGTTTCGACCAGGCCATGGCCGAACTGGTGGACACCTACCAGCCGGACCTGGTAATTCTGGCGGGCTTTATGCGCATCTTAACCCCGGGGTTTGTGCGCCACTACAGCGGCAGGATGTTGAACATTCATCCATCTCTGTTGCCGAAGTATCAGGGACTGCACACCCACCAGCGGGCACTGGACGCGGGCGACAGTGAACACGGCGCAACGGTGCACTTCGTTACTGAAGAGCTGGATGGCGGCCCACCGATCCTGCAGGCCGCTGTAGCAATAGAGCCCGGCGACACCGCCGAGACCCTTGCACAGCGGGTGCTGGTACAGGAACATAAAATCTATCCGCTGGCCGCCACCTGGTTTGCCCAGGGGCGACTGAAAATGGTGGGCGATCGCGCCGAACTGGATGGTGAATTGCTACCTCGGAGCGGAAAACGTTTGTAG
- a CDS encoding DUF3108 domain-containing protein, with product MNRYAFFTAFSALFLSVLLIIPTAQAQTTSNAPSSPAPSYLSTSTEAKPKTKNHTADILVPFNATYKAEFSGFGVTAERKLTGSPASWRLDFSAHSMFAKIEEYSRFAQQGQNLEPQHYDYQKSGLGKDRHTALSFEDGGKRIINVYDKSQSIENAPANIQDKISYQLQLAIDIANGKTPLKYAVADGKKIRDYEFEITGKETLNTPMGPIETVKVQRVRGQDAERITNIWFAPQWNYALVKLMQREDNGKSYQITLTKLSINGKEVSVK from the coding sequence TTGAATCGCTACGCTTTTTTTACTGCTTTCTCCGCACTATTCCTTTCTGTTCTGCTGATTATCCCCACTGCTCAGGCACAAACCACCTCAAACGCCCCCTCGTCCCCGGCACCGTCTTATTTGTCCACCTCTACCGAAGCCAAGCCCAAGACCAAAAACCACACAGCAGATATTCTTGTCCCATTCAACGCGACCTATAAGGCTGAGTTCAGCGGATTTGGTGTCACCGCAGAGCGCAAACTTACCGGAAGCCCCGCCAGTTGGCGCCTGGATTTTTCGGCCCACTCCATGTTCGCCAAGATCGAGGAGTACTCCCGTTTCGCGCAACAGGGGCAAAACCTGGAGCCACAACACTACGATTACCAGAAGTCCGGTCTCGGCAAAGATCGCCATACCGCGCTCAGTTTTGAAGACGGCGGCAAACGGATAATCAATGTCTACGATAAATCCCAGAGCATCGAAAATGCACCCGCCAATATCCAGGACAAAATCAGCTACCAGTTGCAGCTGGCCATTGATATCGCCAACGGAAAAACACCGCTGAAATATGCGGTGGCCGACGGAAAAAAAATCCGCGACTACGAATTTGAAATTACAGGAAAGGAAACACTCAATACCCCCATGGGGCCAATCGAAACCGTCAAGGTACAAAGAGTGCGCGGCCAGGATGCAGAACGCATTACCAATATCTGGTTCGCCCCCCAATGGAATTACGCCCTGGTGAAGCTTATGCAGCGGGAAGATAATGGCAAAAGCTATCAAATCACCCTGACCAAACTCTCCATAAACGGCAAGGAAGTCAGCGTAAAATAA
- a CDS encoding OmpP1/FadL family transporter: MTINILRKAALATAISAVSGGAMAAGFALQESSTSGLGRAFAAENAIGDNAAILARNPAGSALFSDIALSVGVTYVNPEIDAAGYTDYYLLTAAGPSLQGSVYDTANDYATSAWVPNAYLAVPFDDCWSFGLAVNTDYGLETDFASSWPVTHIADKTELLSVNIAPSVAFDYNNQFSIGISANFLYADATLKSKVPNDFLLDPLAEQVLGTPVSNARLLDADGDDWDYGWSIGALWRSVDGRTRIGLSYQSEMDPEIEADVDSDLLTSVTTGLPFRNEPADLTLDLPDMAELGIYHRFNDQWGIAFGAVWTDWDDFERLEAYFPDQRVNGEPFPDYNPLHIKEENFKSGWRYSLGLEYYPCEEVTWRVGYAYDEGAARDGLYEGGVAESAAYGLGDGLGLPVTWRTLSIPDADRQWVTFGGTYKFNNQLSIDGGLAYLWGDDETIQEFQALPLTSNAGLGTYFNGGTTNLEAWLAGVSLNYSF; the protein is encoded by the coding sequence ATGACTATCAATATTCTGCGTAAAGCTGCACTGGCCACAGCAATTAGCGCCGTGTCAGGCGGCGCCATGGCCGCAGGCTTTGCCCTTCAGGAATCCAGTACTTCCGGTCTCGGGCGCGCGTTTGCCGCAGAAAACGCCATCGGTGACAACGCGGCGATTCTGGCCCGCAATCCCGCGGGCTCCGCGCTGTTCAGCGATATTGCACTGTCGGTAGGCGTGACTTATGTCAATCCGGAAATCGATGCAGCAGGGTATACCGATTACTATTTACTGACCGCTGCCGGTCCAAGTCTGCAGGGCTCCGTTTATGACACAGCGAACGATTACGCGACCAGCGCTTGGGTACCCAACGCGTACCTGGCAGTACCTTTTGATGACTGCTGGTCATTCGGCCTGGCAGTAAACACCGATTACGGCCTGGAAACCGATTTTGCATCCAGCTGGCCGGTAACTCACATCGCCGACAAAACAGAATTGCTCTCGGTCAATATCGCACCGTCTGTAGCCTTCGATTACAACAATCAGTTCAGTATCGGCATTTCCGCCAACTTCCTCTATGCAGATGCCACGCTCAAGAGCAAGGTACCCAACGACTTCCTGCTGGACCCACTGGCGGAGCAGGTGCTGGGCACCCCGGTTTCAAACGCGCGACTGCTGGATGCCGATGGTGACGACTGGGACTACGGCTGGAGTATCGGTGCTCTGTGGCGCAGTGTTGACGGCCGCACCCGTATCGGCCTGTCGTATCAATCCGAGATGGACCCGGAAATCGAAGCGGATGTGGACTCAGACCTCCTGACTTCTGTCACAACCGGCCTGCCCTTCCGCAATGAACCCGCCGACCTGACCCTGGATCTGCCGGACATGGCCGAGCTGGGGATCTATCACCGTTTCAACGATCAGTGGGGCATAGCCTTTGGGGCCGTGTGGACCGACTGGGACGACTTCGAACGCCTGGAAGCCTACTTCCCAGATCAGCGAGTCAACGGCGAGCCATTCCCGGATTACAACCCGCTGCATATCAAGGAAGAAAACTTCAAAAGCGGCTGGCGCTACAGCCTCGGCTTGGAGTATTACCCCTGTGAAGAGGTGACCTGGCGCGTGGGCTACGCCTATGACGAAGGTGCGGCTCGCGACGGACTATATGAAGGTGGAGTTGCAGAATCGGCGGCTTACGGGCTGGGAGACGGCCTTGGTTTGCCTGTTACCTGGCGCACCCTGTCTATCCCGGATGCTGATCGCCAATGGGTTACCTTCGGCGGCACCTACAAATTCAACAACCAGTTGAGTATCGACGGCGGCCTCGCTTACCTGTGGGGCGACGACGAGACCATTCAGGAATTTCAGGCACTGCCACTGACCAGTAACGCAGGACTTGGCACCTACTTCAATGGCGGCACCACGAACCTGGAAGCCTGGCTGGCAGGTGTATCGCTGAACTATTCATTCTGA
- a CDS encoding CmpA/NrtA family ABC transporter substrate-binding protein codes for MQWKKPFRKIASSLLLLTGFSTLALPTQAEELGYPEKEELTFGFIKLTDMAPIAIAYEKGFFEDEGLYVTIEAQANWKVLLDGVIDGRLDGAHMLAGQPIAATMGFGTKADIITPFSMDLNGNGITVSNAIWEQMKPNIPKQADGRPVHPIKADALKPVVEKYKADGKPFNMGMVFPVSTHNYELRYWLAAGGIHPGYYAPHKGDISGQIDADALLSVTPPPQMPATLEAGTIYGYCVGEPWNQQAVFKDIGVPVVTDYEIWKDNPEKVFGITREFAEKYPNTTVRITRALIRAAMWLDENNNANRPEAVKILSQSNYVGADYDVIANSMTGTFEYEKGDKREVPDFNVFFRYNATYPYYSDAIWYLTQMRRWGQISEDKSDEWYKELAARVYRPDIYQAAAKSLIAEKLASTQQFPDFATEDGFRDPQTHFIDGIVYNGQKPNEYINKFSIGLKSGQKL; via the coding sequence ATGCAATGGAAAAAGCCTTTCAGAAAAATAGCCAGTTCACTGTTACTACTCACAGGGTTTTCCACGCTCGCACTACCGACACAGGCTGAGGAGCTGGGCTATCCAGAGAAGGAAGAACTGACGTTCGGCTTTATCAAACTCACCGACATGGCCCCCATTGCCATCGCCTATGAGAAAGGTTTTTTCGAAGATGAGGGCCTCTACGTCACGATTGAAGCGCAGGCAAACTGGAAAGTTTTGCTGGACGGTGTCATTGATGGACGCCTCGACGGAGCACACATGCTGGCCGGCCAACCCATTGCCGCCACCATGGGTTTCGGCACCAAGGCTGACATTATCACGCCCTTTTCCATGGACCTGAACGGAAACGGCATTACCGTTTCCAACGCCATCTGGGAACAGATGAAACCGAATATCCCCAAACAGGCAGACGGCAGACCGGTGCACCCGATCAAGGCCGACGCCCTGAAGCCGGTGGTCGAGAAATACAAGGCCGACGGCAAGCCCTTCAATATGGGTATGGTATTCCCGGTCTCCACCCACAATTACGAACTGCGCTACTGGCTCGCAGCCGGTGGCATTCATCCCGGCTACTACGCCCCGCACAAGGGCGACATTTCCGGCCAGATTGACGCAGACGCGCTGCTCTCGGTAACGCCGCCCCCGCAAATGCCCGCCACCCTGGAAGCCGGCACCATATATGGCTACTGCGTGGGTGAGCCCTGGAACCAGCAGGCCGTATTCAAGGACATCGGCGTACCGGTGGTTACCGACTACGAAATCTGGAAAGACAATCCGGAAAAGGTATTTGGCATCACCAGGGAATTTGCCGAAAAGTACCCCAACACCACCGTGCGTATCACTCGCGCGTTGATCCGGGCCGCCATGTGGCTGGATGAAAACAACAACGCAAATCGTCCTGAAGCGGTGAAGATCCTGTCCCAGTCCAACTATGTCGGCGCGGATTACGATGTGATTGCCAACAGCATGACCGGCACCTTTGAATACGAAAAAGGCGACAAGCGTGAAGTGCCCGATTTCAATGTGTTCTTCCGCTACAACGCCACCTACCCCTACTACTCCGACGCCATCTGGTACCTCACCCAAATGCGTCGCTGGGGCCAGATTTCCGAAGACAAGTCGGATGAGTGGTACAAGGAACTGGCCGCCAGGGTCTACCGTCCTGACATTTACCAGGCCGCCGCCAAATCCCTGATTGCAGAAAAACTGGCCTCCACTCAGCAATTCCCCGACTTCGCCACCGAGGACGGATTCCGCGATCCGCAGACCCACTTTATCGATGGCATCGTCTACAACGGCCAGAAGCCGAATGAATACATCAACAAATTTTCCATCGGTCTGAAATCGGGGCAGAAGCTCTAA
- a CDS encoding ABC transporter permease produces MNITAATTGKFYGLKLPQLDTGIFGNALRLVVLPVTGILVFLLLWSVTAQKIDTSLGKFPGPVAVMEQFGTLYDEHQRSRDKEHAFYERQEIRNAERAAADPDYVPKVRAYTGKETFIDQIVTSLITVMSGFLLAVAIAIPLGIAIGLSKTLNSAINPIVQIFKPVSPLAWLPLVTMVVSALYTSPDPLIAKSFLNSMITVTLCCLWPMVINTSVGVAGIDQDLVNVSKVLRLPALRHVQKIVLPASVPMIFTGMRLSLGVAWMVLIAAEMLAQNPGLGKFVWDEFQNGSSDSLARIMAAVLVIGFIGFLLDRGMLMLQNLVSWDTAANQ; encoded by the coding sequence ATGAACATCACAGCCGCAACCACCGGAAAGTTTTACGGATTGAAACTGCCGCAACTGGATACCGGTATTTTTGGCAATGCACTTCGCCTGGTAGTACTGCCTGTGACCGGCATCCTGGTTTTTCTGCTGCTCTGGTCCGTTACCGCACAAAAGATCGATACCTCACTCGGCAAGTTTCCGGGCCCGGTCGCAGTAATGGAACAGTTCGGTACGCTGTATGACGAACACCAGCGCTCACGGGACAAAGAGCATGCATTTTACGAGCGCCAGGAAATACGCAATGCCGAACGCGCGGCCGCAGATCCCGATTATGTTCCCAAGGTTCGGGCCTATACCGGCAAGGAAACGTTTATCGATCAGATTGTTACCAGCCTGATCACGGTAATGAGCGGGTTTCTCCTGGCCGTAGCCATTGCCATACCGCTCGGTATCGCCATCGGTTTGAGCAAGACCCTCAACAGTGCCATCAATCCGATTGTGCAGATCTTCAAACCGGTCTCTCCGCTGGCCTGGTTGCCGCTGGTCACCATGGTGGTATCCGCGCTCTACACCAGCCCCGATCCGCTGATTGCCAAGTCTTTTCTCAACTCCATGATCACCGTCACCCTGTGCTGCCTGTGGCCGATGGTGATCAACACCTCCGTGGGTGTCGCCGGGATCGATCAGGATCTGGTGAATGTAAGCAAGGTGTTGCGCCTTCCGGCCCTGCGCCATGTCCAGAAAATCGTATTGCCCGCGTCGGTGCCGATGATTTTCACCGGTATGCGCCTGTCCCTGGGTGTGGCCTGGATGGTACTGATCGCCGCGGAAATGCTGGCGCAGAATCCGGGGCTTGGAAAATTCGTGTGGGATGAGTTCCAGAATGGCAGCTCCGACTCTCTCGCCCGCATCATGGCTGCAGTACTGGTCATTGGCTTTATCGGTTTCCTGCTGGATCGCGGCATGCTGATGCTGCAGAACCTGGTGTCCTGGGACACCGCCGCCAATCAATAA